In Rhodothermus marinus DSM 4252, a single genomic region encodes these proteins:
- a CDS encoding sodium:solute symporter family protein, with the protein MHLTWLDGVLIAAYFVFSLGIALYYYRRAGKDTSEFFLSGRSMPWWLAGTSMVATTFAADTPLAVSELVAYNGIAGNWLWWNFALGGVLTVFFFARLWRRSGVLTDVEFVELRYSGPAAAWLRGIKAVYFGLLMNVIIIGWVSLAMETVIDVLFPGLTLFGRTSFTLLGIEMSASLVLVGLLVLLVGVYSLISGLWGVAVTDLFQFVLAMVGTTLLAVFALDLPEVGGLAGLKARLPETTFRMLPTIGEAVQGAGVLALSAAAFAAYVGVQWWASWYPGAEPGGGGYIAQRMLGAKDERHAVFSVLWFNIAHYCLRPWPWILTALVALVLFPDDPPRAAYVLVMRDTLPPGLLGLLFAAFLAAFMSTVSTQLNWGVSYLVNDGWRRFVRPDADEKHYVRVGRVLTFLLAVVSVLVTTQLESISGAWSLILTASGGLGLVLILRWYWWRVNAWSELTATLVPLCLAGLALLGVPVPGLLDPFPTNLFAVVAYTTLAWVTVTLFTPPTDMATLDAFYRRVRPAGPGWRPIAARHPDIHPDTSLRTLAIDWLAGVVLVYSTLFGIGQLLVGSAGLGLLLLAVAVGAGAFLWRHLRHQLPHTTPAARNVPPTD; encoded by the coding sequence ATGCACCTGACGTGGCTCGACGGCGTACTGATCGCCGCCTATTTCGTCTTTTCGCTGGGAATCGCGCTGTATTACTACCGCCGCGCCGGAAAAGACACCTCGGAGTTTTTCCTCTCTGGCCGCAGCATGCCTTGGTGGCTGGCGGGCACCAGCATGGTGGCCACCACGTTCGCGGCCGACACGCCGCTGGCCGTTTCGGAGCTGGTGGCCTACAACGGGATCGCAGGCAACTGGCTCTGGTGGAATTTCGCGCTGGGCGGCGTGCTCACCGTATTTTTCTTCGCCCGGCTCTGGCGACGTAGCGGCGTGCTGACCGACGTCGAGTTCGTCGAACTGCGCTACAGCGGACCGGCCGCCGCCTGGCTGCGCGGCATCAAGGCCGTCTACTTCGGCCTGCTGATGAACGTGATCATCATCGGCTGGGTGTCGCTGGCCATGGAAACGGTAATCGACGTGCTCTTTCCAGGCCTGACGCTTTTCGGCCGCACGTCGTTTACGTTGCTGGGCATCGAGATGAGCGCCTCGCTGGTGCTCGTCGGGCTGCTTGTGCTTCTGGTGGGCGTCTACTCGCTGATTTCCGGACTGTGGGGTGTGGCCGTCACCGACCTGTTCCAGTTCGTGCTGGCCATGGTGGGCACCACGCTGCTGGCTGTTTTTGCGCTGGACCTGCCCGAAGTAGGCGGTCTGGCCGGTCTGAAAGCCCGCCTGCCGGAGACCACCTTCCGCATGCTGCCCACCATCGGCGAAGCCGTTCAGGGCGCGGGCGTGCTGGCGCTTTCGGCGGCAGCCTTTGCAGCCTACGTGGGCGTCCAGTGGTGGGCGAGCTGGTATCCGGGCGCCGAGCCGGGCGGCGGCGGCTACATCGCCCAGCGCATGCTGGGAGCGAAGGACGAGCGACACGCCGTGTTCTCCGTGCTCTGGTTCAACATCGCCCACTACTGCCTGCGGCCCTGGCCCTGGATCCTGACCGCCCTGGTGGCGCTGGTGCTCTTTCCGGACGACCCCCCCCGCGCCGCCTACGTGCTCGTCATGCGCGACACCCTGCCGCCGGGCCTGCTGGGCCTCCTGTTTGCCGCCTTTCTGGCCGCCTTCATGAGCACGGTCTCGACCCAGCTCAACTGGGGCGTCTCGTACCTGGTCAACGACGGCTGGCGCCGGTTCGTGCGCCCCGACGCCGACGAAAAACACTACGTGCGCGTCGGGCGCGTGCTGACCTTCCTGCTGGCCGTCGTCAGCGTGCTGGTCACCACCCAGCTCGAATCCATCAGCGGCGCCTGGAGCCTGATACTGACCGCCTCGGGCGGGCTGGGCCTCGTGCTGATCCTGCGCTGGTACTGGTGGCGCGTCAACGCCTGGAGCGAACTGACGGCCACACTCGTACCGCTATGCCTGGCCGGACTGGCCCTGCTGGGGGTGCCCGTGCCGGGCCTGCTGGATCCCTTCCCCACCAACCTGTTCGCCGTCGTCGCCTACACGACGCTGGCCTGGGTGACCGTCACGCTCTTCACGCCGCCGACCGACATGGCCACGCTCGACGCCTTCTATCGCCGCGTACGTCCCGCTGGACCCGGCTGGCGTCCCATCGCCGCCCGCCATCCCGACATTCACCCCGACACTTCGCTGCGCACGCTCGCCATCGACTGGCTGGCCGGCGTCGTGCTCGTCTACAGCACGCTCTTCGGGATCGGCCAGCTCCTGGTGGGCTCGGCCGGACTGGGCCTGTTGCTGCTGGCCGTGGCCGTCGGTGCCGGCGCGTTTCTCTGGCGCCATCTGCGCCATCAGTTGCCCCACACGACGCCTGCCGCGCGAAACGTCCCGCCGACCGATTGA
- a CDS encoding co-chaperone GroES, giving the protein MHRFRGELIIVGDRVLIEPDEGERQTQTGLYLPATVVERERVGTGRVVKVGPGYLMPNPEYSESEPWASHKEAVRYLPLQAQPGDYAFFLKKDAIELTYENRNYVIVPHSAILALVRPHTEDILENMDDLEDLDDLLNA; this is encoded by the coding sequence ATGCACAGGTTTCGGGGGGAACTGATCATCGTCGGCGATCGCGTACTGATCGAGCCGGACGAAGGGGAACGCCAGACGCAGACCGGCCTGTACCTGCCGGCCACCGTGGTGGAACGCGAGCGCGTGGGCACGGGCCGCGTCGTCAAGGTGGGACCGGGCTACCTGATGCCCAACCCGGAATACTCCGAAAGCGAACCCTGGGCCTCGCACAAGGAAGCCGTCCGTTACCTGCCGCTGCAGGCCCAGCCCGGCGATTATGCCTTCTTCCTGAAGAAGGACGCCATCGAACTGACCTACGAAAACCGCAACTACGTGATCGTCCCTCACAGCGCCATTCTGGCCCTGGTGCGCCCGCACACCGAAGACATCCTGGAAAATATGGACGACCTGGAAGACCTCGACGACCTGCTCAACGCTTAG
- a CDS encoding helix-turn-helix domain-containing protein, which produces MELNADLVRFVLGLKLKALRQQRGLTLQDVASRAGLSVSYLSEIEKGKKFPKPDKLIDLASVFSVSYEELISPRLDERLDPLAAVFSSAFVQEFPFELFGLTPEDLFQLFTDQPTKAGALVRTFLEIGKMYDVQVEHFLFAALRSYQQLHNNYFPELEEAARAFRARYDLPAGEPIPPERLRRILEEDYGYRIDTETLPQHPVLHGFRSVFAEGPQPVLFVNGRLLPAQQAFIMARELGYRFLDMKERAITSSWLRVESFDQVLNNFRASYFAGALLLDEATLCADLRTFLSYPHWDGAVLRAFLKRYGATPEMLCYRLTELLPQHFGLRELFFLRLFHRPGTDRFQLTKVFNLSRVPVPHGIGLGEHYCRRWVAIQLLRRLAAQTPPPDPGGDPLVAAARMHFINEDATFFTVALARPLVLTPEQNACVAIGFLLDAHCREQVHFAQDPALPDLEVNLTCERCPLTDCAERAAEPEVYRAQEAQREREAALEALLEAVRNGRLP; this is translated from the coding sequence ATGGAACTCAACGCCGACCTGGTACGCTTCGTCCTCGGCCTGAAACTCAAAGCGCTCCGCCAGCAACGCGGCCTGACGCTCCAGGATGTGGCCTCGCGGGCCGGGCTCTCCGTCTCTTACCTGAGCGAGATCGAAAAGGGCAAAAAATTTCCGAAACCTGACAAACTCATCGACCTGGCTTCGGTCTTTTCCGTCTCCTACGAGGAACTGATCTCACCCCGCCTCGACGAGCGGCTCGATCCGCTGGCCGCGGTCTTTTCGTCCGCTTTCGTGCAGGAGTTTCCCTTCGAGCTGTTTGGCCTGACGCCTGAAGATCTCTTCCAGCTCTTTACGGACCAGCCCACGAAGGCCGGGGCGCTCGTGCGCACCTTCCTGGAGATCGGGAAGATGTACGACGTGCAGGTGGAGCACTTCCTGTTTGCCGCGCTGCGCTCCTACCAGCAACTGCACAACAACTACTTCCCGGAGCTGGAAGAGGCCGCGCGCGCGTTTCGGGCCCGCTACGACCTGCCCGCCGGCGAGCCGATTCCGCCCGAGCGCCTGCGTCGGATCCTGGAAGAAGACTACGGCTACCGGATCGACACGGAGACGCTCCCGCAGCATCCCGTGCTGCACGGTTTTCGCTCTGTCTTTGCCGAAGGGCCGCAGCCGGTACTGTTCGTCAACGGCCGGTTGCTGCCGGCGCAGCAGGCCTTCATCATGGCACGTGAGCTGGGCTATCGGTTTCTGGACATGAAGGAGCGGGCTATCACCTCGTCCTGGCTGCGCGTCGAGTCGTTCGATCAGGTGCTCAACAACTTCCGGGCTTCCTACTTCGCCGGTGCGCTGCTGCTCGACGAAGCCACGCTCTGCGCCGATCTGCGCACCTTCCTGAGCTACCCGCACTGGGACGGGGCCGTGCTCCGGGCCTTTCTGAAACGCTACGGCGCCACGCCCGAAATGCTCTGCTACCGGCTGACCGAACTGCTCCCGCAGCACTTCGGCCTGCGGGAGCTCTTTTTCCTGCGGCTGTTCCATCGGCCGGGCACCGATCGTTTCCAGCTCACGAAGGTCTTCAACCTGTCGCGGGTGCCGGTGCCGCACGGGATCGGACTGGGCGAGCACTACTGCCGCCGCTGGGTGGCCATTCAACTGCTGCGTCGGCTGGCCGCGCAGACGCCCCCGCCGGACCCGGGAGGCGATCCGCTGGTGGCGGCGGCCCGCATGCATTTCATCAACGAAGACGCCACGTTCTTTACCGTTGCGCTGGCGCGTCCGCTGGTGCTCACGCCCGAGCAGAACGCCTGCGTGGCGATCGGCTTTCTGCTGGACGCGCATTGCCGTGAGCAGGTGCATTTTGCGCAGGACCCGGCGCTGCCGGATCTGGAGGTCAACCTGACCTGCGAGCGCTGCCCGCTGACCGACTGTGCCGAGCGGGCGGCCGAGCCCGAGGTGTACCGGGCCCAGGAAGCGCAGCGGGAACGAGAGGCCGCGCTGGAAGCATTACTTGAAGCGGTACGCAACGGACGGTTGCCCTGA
- the aceA gene encoding isocitrate lyase, whose product MRQPIAAVKAARLEAEWRSNPRWAGIRRPYAAEDVLRLRGSVEIAYTLADRGARRLWELLHTEPYVAALGALTGNQAMQQVKAGLKAIYVSGWQVAADANLAGQMYPDQSLYPSNSVPALVRRINNTLLRADQIHHAEGDDSIDWLVPIVADAEAGFGGPLHAFELTKALIEAGAAGVHFEDQLASEKKCGHLGGKVLVPTGQFIQTLVAARLAADVMGVPTIIIARTDANAATLLTSDIDERDRPFLTGERTPEGFFRVRAGLDQAIARALAYAPYADMIWCETSTPDLDEARRFAEAIHREYPGKLLAYNCSPSFNWKKHLDEATIARFQRELAAMGYKFQFITLAGFHTLNYAMFELAYDYAREGMPAYVRLQQKEFAAMEKGFTAVRHQREVGTGYFDAVRTVITGEQASTVALAGSTEAQQFH is encoded by the coding sequence ATGCGTCAACCGATTGCCGCTGTCAAAGCCGCCCGTCTCGAAGCCGAATGGCGCTCCAATCCCCGATGGGCCGGGATCCGCCGACCCTACGCCGCCGAAGATGTGCTCCGCCTTCGCGGTTCGGTCGAAATCGCCTATACGCTGGCCGACCGCGGCGCCCGGCGCCTCTGGGAACTGCTCCACACCGAACCCTACGTGGCCGCGCTCGGCGCCCTGACCGGCAACCAGGCCATGCAACAGGTCAAAGCCGGACTCAAGGCCATCTACGTCAGCGGCTGGCAGGTGGCCGCCGACGCCAACCTGGCCGGTCAGATGTACCCCGACCAGAGCCTCTACCCCTCCAACAGTGTCCCGGCCCTCGTGCGCCGCATCAACAACACGCTGCTGCGCGCCGACCAGATTCACCATGCCGAAGGCGACGACTCGATCGACTGGCTCGTGCCCATCGTGGCCGACGCCGAGGCCGGCTTCGGCGGCCCGCTCCATGCCTTCGAGCTGACCAAGGCGCTCATCGAAGCCGGTGCCGCCGGGGTCCACTTCGAGGACCAGCTCGCCTCCGAAAAGAAATGCGGCCACCTGGGCGGCAAGGTGCTCGTCCCCACCGGCCAGTTCATCCAGACGCTGGTCGCCGCCCGCCTGGCCGCCGACGTCATGGGCGTGCCCACCATCATCATCGCCCGCACCGACGCGAACGCCGCCACGCTGCTCACCAGCGACATCGACGAGCGGGACCGTCCCTTCCTCACCGGCGAACGCACGCCCGAGGGCTTCTTCCGCGTCCGGGCCGGGCTCGATCAGGCCATCGCCCGCGCCCTGGCCTACGCGCCCTACGCCGACATGATCTGGTGCGAGACGTCCACGCCCGACCTGGACGAGGCCCGGCGCTTCGCCGAAGCCATCCACCGCGAATACCCCGGCAAACTGCTGGCCTACAACTGCTCGCCGTCGTTCAACTGGAAAAAGCACCTCGACGAGGCCACCATTGCCCGTTTCCAGCGGGAGCTGGCCGCGATGGGCTACAAGTTCCAGTTCATCACGCTGGCCGGCTTCCACACGCTCAACTACGCCATGTTCGAACTGGCCTACGACTATGCGCGCGAAGGCATGCCGGCCTACGTGCGCCTGCAGCAGAAGGAGTTTGCCGCCATGGAGAAGGGCTTTACGGCCGTGCGGCATCAGCGCGAGGTGGGCACCGGCTACTTCGACGCCGTGCGGACGGTGATCACCGGTGAGCAGGCCAGCACGGTGGCCCTGGCCGGTTCCACCGAGGCGCAGCAGTTCCACTGA
- a CDS encoding protein phosphatase 2C domain-containing protein: MQAPLVRTFWLPRDGSAPTACEDAFAVRPGWPFAAAVADGATESAFSGAWARHLVRCFCRELPATPEALQHRLAHWRATWQPDVPATLPWYVADKLEEGAFAALLGLVVQPDGTWQAVAVGDAVLLHLRGNRLLAAWPIDDPGRFHHRPTLIGSREDGAPPVEGTGGRWAPGDAFVLATDALGAWLLGDDPTLPLRLTTGELARHVTAARRRRALRNDDVAAVVVHCPR; encoded by the coding sequence ATGCAGGCGCCGCTGGTGCGTACGTTCTGGCTGCCGCGGGACGGAAGCGCGCCCACCGCGTGCGAGGACGCCTTCGCCGTGCGGCCCGGCTGGCCGTTTGCGGCGGCCGTGGCGGACGGCGCCACCGAGTCGGCCTTTTCGGGCGCCTGGGCGCGACACCTGGTGCGGTGCTTCTGCCGCGAGCTGCCCGCTACCCCCGAGGCCCTGCAGCACCGGCTGGCGCACTGGCGCGCCACCTGGCAACCCGACGTGCCGGCCACGCTTCCCTGGTATGTGGCGGACAAGCTGGAAGAAGGCGCCTTCGCCGCGCTGCTGGGGCTCGTCGTGCAGCCGGACGGCACCTGGCAGGCCGTGGCCGTCGGCGATGCGGTGCTGCTCCACCTGCGCGGAAATCGGCTGCTTGCGGCCTGGCCCATCGACGATCCGGGTCGGTTTCATCACCGCCCGACGTTGATCGGTAGCCGGGAGGACGGCGCGCCGCCCGTCGAAGGCACCGGGGGACGGTGGGCGCCGGGCGATGCGTTCGTGCTGGCCACCGACGCGCTGGGCGCCTGGTTGCTGGGTGACGATCCGACGCTGCCGCTGCGCCTGACGACCGGCGAGCTGGCCCGACACGTTACGGCGGCCCGCCGCCGTCGCGCGTTGCGCAACGACGACGTGGCCGCCGTGGTGGTGCACTGTCCGCGGTAG
- a CDS encoding vWA domain-containing protein, with protein sequence MAYSAEISRTSPTAILFLLDQSASMQEPFGGAEQRGDAAPSKARVLADVVNRLLQNLILRCAKEDGVRDYFYVGVIGYGERVQPLIRPAEEYRVAGDLVPISHLAERPLRLEERLKKVPDGKGGFVEQRVKFPVWFDPHAKNGTPMCQALDLAASMVRTWIDLHPHSFPPIVINITDGEATDGDPLRYAQQLRSFATDDGETLLFNVHLSSSEEPAVELPSSVDELPRDEYAVLLFQMSSLLPFTMRAAAEQEGYRVTMDTRGFVFNADPVALVRFLEIGTRPSTLR encoded by the coding sequence ATGGCGTACTCTGCGGAAATCAGCCGGACTTCACCGACGGCCATCCTGTTTCTGCTGGATCAGTCGGCCTCGATGCAGGAACCGTTCGGCGGGGCCGAACAGCGGGGCGATGCCGCGCCGAGCAAGGCGCGCGTGCTGGCCGACGTGGTCAATCGCCTGCTGCAGAACCTGATCCTGCGCTGCGCCAAGGAAGACGGCGTGCGCGACTACTTCTACGTGGGGGTGATCGGCTACGGCGAGCGCGTGCAGCCGTTGATTCGTCCCGCCGAGGAGTACCGGGTGGCGGGCGATCTGGTCCCGATCAGCCACCTGGCCGAGCGCCCGCTGCGCCTGGAGGAGCGCCTGAAGAAGGTGCCGGACGGCAAGGGCGGCTTCGTGGAGCAGCGCGTCAAATTCCCGGTCTGGTTCGATCCCCATGCGAAAAACGGGACGCCCATGTGCCAGGCGCTCGATCTGGCCGCTTCGATGGTGCGGACCTGGATCGACCTGCACCCGCATTCCTTCCCGCCCATCGTGATCAACATCACCGACGGGGAGGCCACCGACGGCGATCCGCTGCGCTACGCGCAACAGCTCCGGAGCTTTGCCACCGACGACGGCGAGACGCTGCTTTTCAACGTGCATCTCTCCTCGTCCGAAGAGCCGGCCGTCGAGCTGCCTTCCAGCGTCGATGAGCTGCCGCGCGACGAGTACGCGGTGTTGCTGTTCCAGATGTCGAGCCTGCTGCCCTTTACGATGCGGGCGGCGGCCGAGCAGGAGGGCTACCGCGTGACGATGGACACGCGCGGCTTCGTGTTCAATGCCGATCCGGTGGCGCTGGTGCGCTTTCTGGAGATCGGCACGCGTCCGAGCACCCTGCGCTGA
- a CDS encoding tetratricopeptide repeat protein, translating to MRSGKSRLLIVALWLLGAKVGWAQDGLWLAHVDSLWQQGAFEEALALLDDSLQRNPNAAELLWRRSRLRVELGLRARDKERRRGLYRLGLEDARAAIAADSLNSRAYVAAAIAAGRLALVSGPRAKVELARQIRAYIDRALALDPNDDIAYHLRGRWRYEVATLSFFERTLVRLIYGGLPDASLEEAAEDFRRALALRERVVHHLELGRTLLRLGDREGAIHELERALALPPTEPDDTTYQAEARRLLARIR from the coding sequence GTGCGTTCGGGCAAAAGCCGGCTGCTGATCGTTGCGCTCTGGCTACTTGGCGCGAAGGTAGGGTGGGCCCAGGACGGCCTGTGGCTGGCCCACGTGGACAGTCTGTGGCAACAGGGGGCTTTCGAGGAGGCGCTGGCGCTGCTGGACGACAGTCTGCAACGCAACCCGAACGCCGCCGAACTGCTCTGGCGTCGGTCGCGCCTGCGCGTCGAACTCGGCCTGCGCGCTCGCGATAAAGAACGCCGGCGCGGATTGTACCGGCTGGGGCTGGAGGATGCCCGCGCCGCCATTGCCGCCGATTCACTCAACAGCCGCGCCTACGTGGCGGCCGCCATAGCCGCCGGCCGTCTGGCGCTGGTCTCCGGTCCCCGGGCCAAGGTGGAACTCGCCCGTCAGATCCGTGCCTACATCGATCGCGCCCTTGCGCTCGATCCGAACGACGACATCGCCTATCACCTGCGCGGACGCTGGCGCTATGAAGTCGCCACGCTTAGCTTCTTTGAACGTACGCTGGTGCGTCTGATCTACGGCGGGCTTCCGGACGCCTCGCTGGAGGAAGCGGCCGAGGACTTCCGACGGGCGCTGGCCCTCCGCGAGCGCGTGGTGCACCATCTGGAACTGGGCCGCACGCTGCTGCGACTGGGCGACCGCGAAGGAGCCATCCACGAGCTGGAACGGGCGCTGGCCCTGCCGCCCACCGAACCCGACGACACGACCTATCAGGCAGAAGCCCGTCGCCTGCTGGCACGCATCCGCTGA
- a CDS encoding PSP1 domain-containing protein gives MACGSACVQGGGCGGGCASGNGCPSLHVFDWLSHLSGPYPTYDIVEVRFKGRRKGLYRNVDRLDLQAGDYVIVEADRGVHFGIVHLTGELVRLRVRAKGLDDDAEFPRIVRLATLDDIDRWEANKQQEIEAFYVAREAIERLGLPMKLVDAEWQFDHKKITFYFTADHRVDFRQLVRELARTFRTRVELRQIGARDEAARIGGIGSCGRELCCSTWLQEFKPVATQTAKIQNLPLNPARLSGQCGRLKCCLNYELEQYMAALKDFPPVDTPVETERGRGTVQKLDIFKRRVWIQYEDGNWEDMALEDVQPYLRPRVSAGKS, from the coding sequence ATGGCCTGTGGTAGTGCGTGCGTGCAGGGAGGGGGATGCGGCGGCGGGTGCGCCTCCGGCAACGGCTGCCCCTCGCTGCACGTGTTCGACTGGCTGAGTCACCTCAGCGGCCCCTATCCGACCTACGACATCGTGGAGGTCCGCTTCAAAGGCCGCCGCAAAGGACTTTACCGCAACGTGGATCGACTGGACCTTCAGGCAGGGGACTACGTGATCGTGGAAGCGGATCGGGGCGTGCACTTCGGGATCGTCCACCTGACCGGCGAGCTCGTCCGCCTGCGCGTGCGCGCCAAGGGGCTCGACGACGATGCCGAGTTCCCGCGCATCGTGCGCCTGGCCACGCTCGACGACATCGACCGCTGGGAAGCCAACAAACAGCAGGAGATCGAGGCGTTCTACGTCGCCCGCGAGGCCATCGAACGGCTGGGGCTTCCCATGAAGCTGGTCGATGCCGAATGGCAATTCGATCACAAGAAGATCACCTTCTACTTCACGGCCGATCATCGCGTGGACTTCCGACAACTGGTGCGCGAGCTCGCCCGTACGTTTCGCACGCGCGTCGAGCTGCGTCAGATCGGCGCCCGTGATGAGGCGGCCCGCATCGGGGGCATCGGCTCCTGCGGCCGTGAGCTCTGCTGTTCCACCTGGCTGCAGGAGTTCAAGCCGGTGGCCACCCAGACGGCCAAGATTCAGAACCTGCCGCTGAACCCGGCCCGCCTGAGCGGCCAGTGCGGCCGGCTGAAATGCTGCCTGAACTACGAACTGGAGCAGTACATGGCCGCGCTGAAAGACTTTCCACCGGTGGACACGCCGGTCGAGACCGAGCGCGGTCGGGGGACGGTCCAGAAGCTGGACATCTTCAAACGGCGCGTCTGGATCCAGTACGAGGACGGAAACTGGGAAGATATGGCACTTGAGGACGTGCAGCCGTATCTTCGACCCAGAGTCTCCGCGGGCAAATCCTGA
- the holB gene encoding DNA polymerase III subunit delta' → MTWDRIIGQKRVVEALRRALAQQRVAHAYLFYGPDGTGKRAAALMFAQALQCEQGGSDPCGQCVPCTKVQRLIHPDVQVMLPHPSDADPDDLYERLQRLAAEPYATVDYIRRPVLDDPTRASNKQAFYSVARINESLRRSVSFKPLEGRYKVAILIDADRMRVEAANAFLKLLEEPGPQTVFILTTSRPDHLLPTVRSRCQHLRFDPLPAEAIAQALVEREGVDEARAMVLARMADGSYSRALDLLENEVLQADREQALAFLRQAYRFHSEALVDLVEQLSALGRERLKGLLQLMLGWVRDLVLFRTLGDGAELVNLDQQEAIRRFCQNLPEADLEGMARLLEEALELIERNVQPFLVLSVLAAALRDAMHGRAPERLVPALDDPLALGLA, encoded by the coding sequence ATGACCTGGGATCGCATCATCGGACAGAAGCGCGTCGTGGAGGCGTTGCGGCGGGCGCTGGCGCAGCAGCGCGTGGCCCACGCCTATCTGTTCTACGGCCCCGACGGGACGGGCAAGCGGGCGGCCGCGCTGATGTTCGCGCAGGCGCTGCAGTGTGAGCAGGGCGGTAGCGATCCGTGCGGCCAGTGCGTGCCCTGCACCAAGGTGCAGCGCCTGATTCACCCGGACGTCCAGGTGATGCTGCCGCATCCCAGCGACGCCGACCCGGACGACCTCTACGAACGCCTGCAACGACTGGCCGCCGAGCCCTACGCCACCGTGGATTACATTCGCCGGCCTGTGCTGGACGACCCGACGCGGGCGTCCAACAAGCAGGCGTTCTATTCCGTGGCCCGCATCAACGAATCGCTCCGGCGCAGCGTCAGCTTCAAACCATTGGAAGGCCGCTACAAAGTCGCCATCCTGATCGATGCCGACCGGATGCGGGTCGAGGCGGCCAACGCTTTCCTGAAGCTGCTGGAAGAACCGGGCCCGCAGACGGTCTTCATCCTGACCACGTCTCGTCCCGATCATCTGCTGCCCACCGTTCGCTCGCGCTGCCAGCACCTCCGGTTCGATCCGCTGCCGGCCGAGGCGATCGCACAGGCCCTTGTGGAGCGAGAGGGGGTGGACGAAGCGCGGGCCATGGTGCTGGCGCGCATGGCCGACGGCTCCTACAGCCGGGCGCTCGACCTGCTCGAAAACGAGGTGCTGCAGGCCGACCGTGAGCAGGCGCTGGCCTTCCTGCGCCAGGCCTACCGCTTCCACAGCGAGGCGCTGGTCGATCTGGTGGAACAGTTGAGCGCGCTGGGACGCGAGCGCCTCAAGGGATTGCTACAGCTCATGCTGGGCTGGGTGCGCGACCTGGTGTTGTTTCGGACGCTCGGCGACGGAGCCGAGCTGGTCAACCTGGACCAGCAGGAGGCCATCCGGCGCTTCTGCCAGAACCTGCCCGAAGCCGACCTGGAGGGTATGGCACGACTGCTCGAAGAAGCGCTCGAGTTGATCGAGCGGAACGTGCAGCCGTTTCTGGTGCTGAGCGTGCTGGCCGCGGCGTTGCGCGATGCCATGCACGGCCGGGCACCGGAGCGCCTCGTGCCGGCGCTGGACGACCCGCTGGCGCTCGGACTGGCCTGA